One Kosmotoga arenicorallina S304 genomic region harbors:
- a CDS encoding SHOCT domain-containing protein: protein MHWGFWNPAGCWAWFSGWGWFGPIFGLILMVLFFVVLLWVIKRVVDIGSKTKTVTSNNDSEALRILELRYAKGEISEEEFIKMKKLLGGNL, encoded by the coding sequence ATGCACTGGGGCTTTTGGAATCCTGCGGGTTGTTGGGCATGGTTTAGTGGTTGGGGTTGGTTTGGGCCTATCTTCGGTTTAATTTTGATGGTTCTGTTTTTTGTGGTGCTTTTATGGGTTATCAAACGTGTTGTAGATATCGGGAGTAAAACTAAAACCGTGACATCAAATAATGATTCCGAAGCACTACGAATTTTGGAATTAAGGTATGCAAAGGGTGAAATTAGCGAAGAAGAATTCATAAAAATGAAAAAACTGTTAGGAGGTAACTTATGA
- a CDS encoding manganese efflux pump MntP, which yields MELLLVAIALAMDAFAVSVSMGLSLKFVPLNTAFRTSFHFGLYQFFMPLIGWYAASKFSGYIQGLDHWVAFFLLAGIGSKMIFEAFEKKEESTVDRTKGFPLILLSIATSIDALAIGIAYSFLEREILFPAIIIGIIAFGLSYIGIKGGARFGKHLGNRAEIIGGIVLIFIGLKVLIEHLSG from the coding sequence ATGGAGCTTCTTTTAGTTGCCATAGCTTTAGCAATGGACGCTTTTGCAGTATCTGTATCTATGGGCCTTTCTTTGAAATTTGTTCCACTCAATACCGCATTTCGAACTTCATTTCATTTTGGGCTATATCAATTCTTTATGCCACTGATTGGTTGGTATGCTGCTTCAAAATTTTCAGGTTATATTCAGGGACTTGATCATTGGGTAGCTTTCTTTCTGCTGGCAGGAATAGGAAGCAAGATGATTTTCGAAGCTTTTGAGAAAAAAGAAGAGTCAACTGTTGACAGAACAAAAGGCTTTCCTTTGATACTACTTTCTATTGCAACCTCTATAGACGCCCTCGCCATTGGAATAGCTTATTCTTTTCTGGAAAGGGAAATACTATTCCCTGCAATTATTATCGGCATTATTGCCTTTGGCTTAAGCTATATTGGCATAAAAGGCGGTGCCAGATTTGGCAAGCATTTAGGAAACAGAGCAGAAATCATAGGTGGAATTGTGCTTATATTCATTGGATTAAAGGTGCTTATTGAGCATTTAAGTGGATGA
- a CDS encoding (2Fe-2S) ferredoxin domain-containing protein → MKIKICAQRESCCYEKGVEAYNIVKEKFPDIEIFKSDCLGVCKAVVAEIDGEIYSELTTESLIELIEDKLKE, encoded by the coding sequence ATGAAGATAAAAATATGCGCGCAAAGGGAATCTTGCTGTTACGAAAAGGGGGTAGAAGCCTATAATATCGTCAAAGAAAAGTTCCCGGATATTGAGATTTTTAAATCCGATTGTCTGGGTGTATGTAAAGCTGTTGTTGCGGAAATAGATGGTGAAATATATTCAGAACTCACTACAGAAAGCCTTATTGAGCTTATCGAAGATAAATTGAAGGAGTAG
- a CDS encoding SHOCT domain-containing protein has product MMFFGLLIFLVLISVLIKPEYIRNFFANRESAEKASRAEEVLKERYVKGEIDEEEYLKKLKILKGGE; this is encoded by the coding sequence ATGATGTTTTTTGGTTTGTTGATTTTTTTGGTTCTAATTTCCGTTCTCATTAAGCCAGAGTATATAAGAAATTTTTTCGCAAACAGAGAGTCTGCTGAAAAAGCGAGCAGGGCTGAAGAGGTTTTGAAGGAACGCTATGTTAAAGGTGAGATCGATGAAGAGGAATATCTGAAAAAGCTGAAGATCCTAAAGGGAGGCGAATGA